The Aethina tumida isolate Nest 87 chromosome 6, icAetTumi1.1, whole genome shotgun sequence nucleotide sequence atacaatttatcttaataaatatcagaaaaagtggtaaaatgcattaaaaaacaatttaaaaaatgaaaactatAACCTCAAACGCCACCTTAACAACTAATTCGTCAGATGTCGCCACGTTGCACGAAATCCGTCCGTGACCACGTCAACTCCGGCACACCGCATCTTGCCTACCACAACCCCAACCTAAGGCGGATATTCAAACGTCCTCACTCGTGATAATATTGGTATATTTTCGTGGTAGCAGGGAGACTCCTGGTATCTTCCAGGTAGCGTTGCGATCGCGTCGCCGTTGCCTTGGTGAGCAGGTcttcatttgaaattatttgccGCGACCGCAAAGCTACGTCTCGTCGAGGTACCGTTGCCGTCGTGTGACAACCCCCTTAGCTTTGACAACACGCGCCGCAACCGTCGGGTCGGGAGCGGGCGATCGATGGTGACAGCGTTTGCGCCGCCCCCATCGCGAAAAATGGCCTCCGACTCGGACACGCTcgaatattacatcaagttccCAAATCCGAACTTCAATTACGGCCCGAATGGCGACCACGATTTCGTGTTCGTCGTCAACGAGGAGAAGATCCCGGTCATTTTGTTGTTCGGATGGGCGGGCTGTCAGGACAAATATCTGGCCAAGTATTCGAAGATTTACGAGGACAAGGGGTGAGTTTTGCCGGCCGGTGATTTCATCAATCGATATTCGTGATTAATTACGTTTTTTTTTCCGGCTAGTTTGATCACCTTAAGGTACACGGCACCGGTTAAATGCCTTTTTTGGAAACGTTACCAGATGATCAAGATCGGAGAGAAGATCGTCAAGCTTTTGATagacttaaattttgaaaatcatcCGATAATCGTGCACTGCTTCTCCAACGGGGGTGCTTTTATGTATCAAAACTTCTCCATGGCTTTAGACAAGAGCCCCAAGCAAATACAAGTACCAAGATtccttcattaatattaattaaacaattaattgtaattattttaaggtgAAGGGTGTAATTTTCGATTCAGCACCAGGTAAGAAGCGCGTCATGACATTGTACAGGGCCATTTCTTATATAATTGGAGGCAACGCCATTTACAACTTATCCATGTCCATATTCATGACCATGTTTATATCTGTGATATGGctatacgaaattttaacgACGACCCTGTTCCAAAGGAAAATCACGCATACAAACCTCTACGAAAACCTCAAGAACGAAAAGAACGCATGGCCGCAACATTTCATCTACTCCAAAGCGGACGATTTGATACCCCACACTGTAACCTTATCATTTCCATTGATGTTGCACAATATTTAAACGAATCGGTTTCAGGATGTGGAGGACTTTCTAGAGCATCGAAAAAATAAAGGGGTTGACGTGACGTCGATCTGTTACGAGTCCAGTTTGCACGTCAAACATTTGGCAGAGCATCGCGACAGTTACGTGAATCAGGTCTGCAACTTCATCAACAAATGTCTGAACGGGAAGAACTGAGACCGTTCAACCGTCCGAATTGGAGGATTATTGCCGTAGTGTTTAAGTACttctatacaaaaaaaaaaacagcacaaaattgttaagttgtttttttatcatatatagtttatttttttatatatatgtatagtttatatgtgtttttattaatgttgtttttgGTTTATTGGTTGTTTTTGTTGGTGCACAATGAATTGTACGAATTTTCGGTGCTAGTTgcctcaaaaatatatatttcgatGAGTTGTCATATGATTTTTCCTTCCTTCCTGTACttcagataaaattaatagataaatGTTTTTGCTAGTGACGCCATCTACTAATAGCTCACTCAATAAACAGAATAACTACGTCATGATTTATGGCGGTAAATTAAGTCATTCAAAAAATgttgactttttatatttattacacaaaaaagGCATTACTGCATCAAACATATATTGATAATAGATAAAACAGTGGTATGAGAGTGCAATAAAAGTTACTCGTGTACTTCTTCTGGTGAAAACAAGGGTGGACAGTCATAATGTCTGATGTCCCTAGGCATTACCATCCCTTGGTGCCTACAAGCGGTTTCCCTCATGTACTTTTCGACGGCTTGTATCAAAGTCATGGGGACGATTCCTCCGATTCCAGGAATGGCTGGTACCAAAACATCTTCGTATTCTCTTTCATCGTCTTCAGGAGGCAACTCTTGCTCCCCCTGGTCTTTGTGAACGGATAAGCTTTTAGTTTCACTGTCTGTTTCTGGAGGTTGGAAGTG carries:
- the LOC109603259 gene encoding transmembrane protein 53, whose amino-acid sequence is MVTAFAPPPSRKMASDSDTLEYYIKFPNPNFNYGPNGDHDFVFVVNEEKIPVILLFGWAGCQDKYLAKYSKIYEDKGLITLRYTAPVKCLFWKRYQMIKIGEKIVKLLIDLNFENHPIIVHCFSNGGAFMYQNFSMALDKSPKQIQVKGVIFDSAPGKKRVMTLYRAISYIIGGNAIYNLSMSIFMTMFISVIWLYEILTTTLFQRKITHTNLYENLKNEKNAWPQHFIYSKADDLIPHTDVEDFLEHRKNKGVDVTSICYESSLHVKHLAEHRDSYVNQVCNFINKCLNGKN